The proteins below are encoded in one region of Drosophila santomea strain STO CAGO 1482 chromosome 2R, Prin_Dsan_1.1, whole genome shotgun sequence:
- the LOC120444716 gene encoding translocon-associated protein subunit delta — MSRQLFAICLIAAVCASGVYGSCKATVSSFSTQDATILTQLAHVGEFTLQCSGSAPASLFAEFPCGKVVPVAKVGDNKYQVSWVEDIKQGSSGNVQVRLFDEDGYANVRKAQRDGDKVSSVKSLLDISVPTKGAYKGPWIKAELLAAFLVGGFAYFAFTTKGKVQS, encoded by the exons ATGTCCCGTCAACTGTTCGCTATTTGCCTGATTGCCGCCGTTTGTGCGTCCGGCGTCTACGGAAGCTGCAAGGCCACAGTGAGCTCCTTCAGCACCCAGGATGCCACGATTCTGACCCAGCTGGCCCATGTGGGCGAGTTCACGCTGCAGTGCAGCGGATCCGCTCCCGCCAGCCTGTTCGCCGAATTCCCTTGCGGCAAGGTGGTACCGGTGGCCAAAGTGGGCGACAACAAGTACCAG GTGAGCTGGGTGGAGGATATCAAGCAGGGCAGCAGCGGCAATGTTCAGGTGCGTCTCTTCGACGAGGATGGCTATGCCAATGTGCGCAAGGCACAGCGCGATGGCGACAAGGTTTCATCGGTAAAATCGCTGCTGGACATTTCCGTGCCAACCAAGGGTGCCTACAAGGGTCCCTGGATCAAGGCTGAACTACTGGCCGCCTTCTTGGTCGGCGGTTTCGCCTACTTCGCCTTCACCACCAAGGGCAAGGTGCAGTCCTAA
- the LOC120446777 gene encoding uncharacterized protein LOC120446777 isoform X1, producing MSLSVASRRRLQTTNAPSSVVNPSSSSSGGRYQLPLSVRKQHSFIEPTARYSTQQRGYLSRGLSVGRSIENIRQKLYPVGRQASLAVEETTPRTAPRITASQVQGLRLRDRSGLVAWSSTSSLLKDQETERAAPQVEPAEIKISAKADKNRINLNIVLSQTIRATNEREQEQEPEPEPEVDVDAEAGRVSDNEDSHPVENPDIQLSISPALTVQRRPPLVRAMSAPVRGLDESSKGVIAASKRSQQKLRRRKIFTRTPSSTVNLDVIGDSSTSSSVAGNATKKALNRARSVVAPDVITLVSLLSSEGSDSEREDNSSVAVSSPPAGGLEKQNSGATQRRAPLLRKTGKSVSFQDSYPPTFQLASKEYSHMIRRGSIAPLAARIRANRPPTAPPVSIFLTDVQAKMDQQPKKEAGAELPPVATLSSPDEAKKENNNNAANCEDQQPQPDHNYPAYVRSLKERECWKLHQKMGAKGVSVSYETVLRGMLTPTEFRHFQKQREQEEARVLEEAEAAEAAAAAAILESGEKEGRKPPVTAIERLSEALLQSK from the exons ATGTCGCTGTCTGTGGCCAGCCGTCGTCGCCTCCAGACGACAAACGCACCATCGTCCGTCGTGAacccatcctcatcctcatccggCGGTCGCTATCAGCTGCCCTTGTCCGTGCGGAAGCAGCACTCCTTCATCGAGCCCACGGCCAGATACTCGACCCAGCAGAGGGGCTACCTCTCCAGGGGCCTCTCCGTGGGCCGATCCATCGAGAACATCCGCCAGAAGCTCTATCCAGTGGGCAGGCAGGCGTCTCTGGCCGTCGAGGAGACCACGCCGAGGACTGCACCCCGCATCACGGCGTCACAGGTGCAGGGCTTACGGCTGAGGGACAGGAGTGGCCTGGTGGCCTGGTCTTCCACTTCGTCATTGCTCAAGGACCAGGAAACGGAAAGAGCTGCACCGCAGGTGGAACCGGCCGAGATCAAGAT CAGCGCCAAGGCGGACAAGAATCGCATTAATCTGAACATAGTGCTGTCGCAGACCATAAGGGCCACCAACGAGAgggaacaggaacaggaaccTGAACCGGAGCCGGAAGTGGACGTGGACGCGGAAGCAGGGCGAGTCAGCGACAACGAGGACAGCCATCCGGTGGAGAATCCGGACATCCAGTTGAGCATCTCGCCGGCCCTGACCGTCCAGAGGCGTCCGCCTTTGGTGCGTGCTATGTCCGCTCCGGTCCGCGGACTGGACGAGAGCAGCAAGGGCGTGATAGCCGCCAGCAAGCGAAGCCAGCAGAAGCTGCGGCGACGCAAGATCTTCACGAGAACGCCCTCGTCCACGGTGAACCTCGATGTCATTGGGGACTCGTCTACGTCCTCCTCCGTTGCCGGAAACGCCACCAAGAAGGCTCTAAATCGAGCGCGCAGCGTCGTTGCACCCGATGTGATTACTCTGGTGTCCCTGCTGAGTTCCGAGGGCAGCGACTCCGAGCGGGAGGACAACAGTTCAGTGGCGGTATCATCGCCGCCAGCTGGCGGATTGGAAAAACAGAACTCGGGCGCCACGCAGCGAAGGGCGCCGTTGTTGAGGAAGACGGGCAAATCGG TCTCGTTTCAAGACAGCTATCCGCCCACCTTCCAACTGGCCTCCAAGGAGTACTCGCACATGATACGCCGTGGATCCATAGCACCACTGGCAGCCCGAATCCGAGCCAATCGACCGCCCACAGCGCCGCCAGTCTCCATTTTCCTGACCGACGTCCAGGCCAAAATGGACCAGCAGCCAAAGAAGGAGGCTGGAGCTGAGTTGCCACCCGTTGCCACCTTGTCATCGCCGGACGAGGCCAAGAaggagaacaacaacaatgcggCCAATTGCGAGGACCAACAGCCGCAGCCGGATCACAACTATCCGGCGTATGTGCGCAGTCTGAAGGAGCGCGAGTGCTGGAAGTTGCACCAGAAGATGGGCGCCAAGGGCGTCAGTGTGAGCTATGAAACAGTGTTGAGGGGTATGCTCACGCCCACGGAGTTCCGGCACTTCCAGAAGCAGCGGGAGCAGGAGGAGGCCCGGGTACTCGAGGAGGCGGAGGCCGCCGAAGCGGCCGCTGCAGCCGCAATCCTCGAGAGCGGCGAGAAGGAGGGTCGCAAGCCACCAGTCACGGCCATCGAACGCCTCTCGGAAGCTCTGCTCCAGAGCAAGTAG
- the LOC120446777 gene encoding uncharacterized protein LOC120446777 isoform X2, whose product MHFHFHFHSHFDFDFDIPKRCIMELQISLSVCSSAKADKNRINLNIVLSQTIRATNEREQEQEPEPEPEVDVDAEAGRVSDNEDSHPVENPDIQLSISPALTVQRRPPLVRAMSAPVRGLDESSKGVIAASKRSQQKLRRRKIFTRTPSSTVNLDVIGDSSTSSSVAGNATKKALNRARSVVAPDVITLVSLLSSEGSDSEREDNSSVAVSSPPAGGLEKQNSGATQRRAPLLRKTGKSDSYPPTFQLASKEYSHMIRRGSIAPLAARIRANRPPTAPPVSIFLTDVQAKMDQQPKKEAGAELPPVATLSSPDEAKKENNNNAANCEDQQPQPDHNYPAYVRSLKERECWKLHQKMGAKGVSVSYETVLRGMLTPTEFRHFQKQREQEEARVLEEAEAAEAAAAAAILESGEKEGRKPPVTAIERLSEALLQSK is encoded by the exons atgcatttccattttcatttccattcccatttcgatttcgattttgataTCCCCAAACGTTGCATTATGGAGCTGCAAATTTCATTATCCGTTTGCAGCAGCGCCAAGGCGGACAAGAATCGCATTAATCTGAACATAGTGCTGTCGCAGACCATAAGGGCCACCAACGAGAgggaacaggaacaggaaccTGAACCGGAGCCGGAAGTGGACGTGGACGCGGAAGCAGGGCGAGTCAGCGACAACGAGGACAGCCATCCGGTGGAGAATCCGGACATCCAGTTGAGCATCTCGCCGGCCCTGACCGTCCAGAGGCGTCCGCCTTTGGTGCGTGCTATGTCCGCTCCGGTCCGCGGACTGGACGAGAGCAGCAAGGGCGTGATAGCCGCCAGCAAGCGAAGCCAGCAGAAGCTGCGGCGACGCAAGATCTTCACGAGAACGCCCTCGTCCACGGTGAACCTCGATGTCATTGGGGACTCGTCTACGTCCTCCTCCGTTGCCGGAAACGCCACCAAGAAGGCTCTAAATCGAGCGCGCAGCGTCGTTGCACCCGATGTGATTACTCTGGTGTCCCTGCTGAGTTCCGAGGGCAGCGACTCCGAGCGGGAGGACAACAGTTCAGTGGCGGTATCATCGCCGCCAGCTGGCGGATTGGAAAAACAGAACTCGGGCGCCACGCAGCGAAGGGCGCCGTTGTTGAGGAAGACGGGCAAATCGG ACAGCTATCCGCCCACCTTCCAACTGGCCTCCAAGGAGTACTCGCACATGATACGCCGTGGATCCATAGCACCACTGGCAGCCCGAATCCGAGCCAATCGACCGCCCACAGCGCCGCCAGTCTCCATTTTCCTGACCGACGTCCAGGCCAAAATGGACCAGCAGCCAAAGAAGGAGGCTGGAGCTGAGTTGCCACCCGTTGCCACCTTGTCATCGCCGGACGAGGCCAAGAaggagaacaacaacaatgcggCCAATTGCGAGGACCAACAGCCGCAGCCGGATCACAACTATCCGGCGTATGTGCGCAGTCTGAAGGAGCGCGAGTGCTGGAAGTTGCACCAGAAGATGGGCGCCAAGGGCGTCAGTGTGAGCTATGAAACAGTGTTGAGGGGTATGCTCACGCCCACGGAGTTCCGGCACTTCCAGAAGCAGCGGGAGCAGGAGGAGGCCCGGGTACTCGAGGAGGCGGAGGCCGCCGAAGCGGCCGCTGCAGCCGCAATCCTCGAGAGCGGCGAGAAGGAGGGTCGCAAGCCACCAGTCACGGCCATCGAACGCCTCTCGGAAGCTCTGCTCCAGAGCAAGTAG
- the LOC120446778 gene encoding CD63 antigen yields the protein MRSCGPSLIKYVLFAFNVLFAISGLGILIAGAVVLADVSEFNHFVEGRVLAPPIVLIVTGLIIFLIASLGCFGAIKESPTLLITFAVLLAVIFIVELAVGIAASVFKKDLEGMVKNSLQESIKRSNSEDTMAWDNIQQKLMCCGVDSPADWRTLSANKTLPGSCCQPQFIDTTVGHCLDSPALGKDKYFQDGCVGKLRDRIEKNAIILIGVGIGIAFIQILGIVLACYLANSIRQERAK from the exons ATGCGTTCTTGCGGTCCgagtttaattaaatatgtcTTGTTCGCCTTTAATGTGCTCTTTGCG ATCTCCGGCTTGGGAATTCTCATAGCTGGTGCCGTTGTCCTGGCCGATGTGAGTGAATTCAATCACTTTGTCGAGGGTCGAGTCCTGGCACCGCCCATTGTCCTTATAGTCACGGGCCTGATCATATTCCTGATAGCTTCGCTGGGCTGTTTCGGAGCGATCAAGGAGTCTCCTACGCTTCTAATTACG TTCGCTGTCCTTCTGGCCGTCATCTTCATTGTGGAGCTGGCCGTCGGGATTGCGGCCAGCGTTTTCAAGAAGGACCTGGAGGGAATGGTGAAGAACTCGCTGCAGGAGTCCATCAAGCGCTCGAACAGCGAGGACACCATGGCCTGGGACAACATCCAGCAGAAGCTGATGTGCTGCGGTGTGGACTCCCCGGCGGACTGGAGGACACTCAGTGCGAACAAAACGCTGCCGGGCAGCTGTTGTCAGCCGCAGTTCATCGACACCACGGTGGGTCACTGCCTGGACTCACCGGCTCTGGGTAAGGATAAGTACTTCCAGGATGGCTGTGTCGGCAAGCTGAGGGATCGCATCGAGAAGAACGCCATCATACTGATCGGTGTGGGCATCGGCATTGCTTTTATCCAAATTCTGGGCATCGTTCTGGCCTGCTATCTAGCCAACTCCATTCGACAGGAGCGGGCCAAGTAA
- the LOC120444625 gene encoding extracellular superoxide dismutase [Cu-Zn] isoform X2 — translation MLKYLVVSLALCATICSAAQTRNMPIQAIAYLIGPVQSDNTQVKGNVTFTQNDCGQNVHVRVQLEGLKEGKHGFHIHEKGDLTNGCISMGAHYNPDKVDHGGPDHEVRHVGDLGNLEVNSSGIIDVTYTDPVITLTGKLAVIGRGVVVHELEDDLGLGNHTDSKKTGNAGGRIACGVIGINSDVDEWPCRDGGAGALRYSFSILTVILALIMARSLD, via the exons ATGCTGAAATATCTGGTTGTTAGCCTGGCCCTTTGCGCCACAATTTGCTCTGCTGCGCAGACG CGTAATATGCCCATTCAAGCCATTGCCTATCTGATCGGACCCGTGCAATCGGATAACACCCAGGTCAAGGGCAACGTGACCTTTACGCAGAACGACTGTGGCCAGAATGTCCATGTGCGCGTCCAGCTGGAGGGATTGAAGGAGGGAAAGCACGGCTTCCACATCCACGAGAAGGGTGATCTGACCAATGGATGCATCAGCATGGGTGCTCACTACAACCCCGATAAG GTTGATCACGGTGGCCCCGATCACGAGGTGCGTCACGTTGGCGATCTGGGCAACCTGGAGGTTAACTCTTCGGGCATTATCGACGTCACATACACCGATCCGGTGATCACACTAACTGGCAAGTTGGCGGTCATTGGCAGGGGAGTGGTGGTCCACGAACTGGAGGATGATCTCGGCCTGGGCAACCATACGGACTCCAAGAAGACTGGCAATGCAGGCGGCCGCATTG CCTGCGGTGTTATTGGCATCAA CTCGGATGTGGACGAGTGGCCATGTCGCGATGGTGGCGCCGGCGCCCTGCGCTACTCCTTCTCCATCCTGACCGTCATCCTGGCCCTCATCATGGCCCGCAGCCTTGACTAA
- the LOC120444625 gene encoding extracellular superoxide dismutase [Cu-Zn] isoform X1: protein MLKYLVVSLALCATICSAAQTRNMPIQAIAYLIGPVQSDNTQVKGNVTFTQNDCGQNVHVRVQLEGLKEGKHGFHIHEKGDLTNGCISMGAHYNPDKVDHGGPDHEVRHVGDLGNLEVNSSGIIDVTYTDPVITLTGKLAVIGRGVVVHELEDDLGLGNHTDSKKTGNAGGRIACGVIGINGPPVPAPPAPPTPRHQPLYYVPHGEPQDHVVYPLQRYPLPYPYPYPHPYPYPYPYPHPYPYPLSHQLYL from the exons ATGCTGAAATATCTGGTTGTTAGCCTGGCCCTTTGCGCCACAATTTGCTCTGCTGCGCAGACG CGTAATATGCCCATTCAAGCCATTGCCTATCTGATCGGACCCGTGCAATCGGATAACACCCAGGTCAAGGGCAACGTGACCTTTACGCAGAACGACTGTGGCCAGAATGTCCATGTGCGCGTCCAGCTGGAGGGATTGAAGGAGGGAAAGCACGGCTTCCACATCCACGAGAAGGGTGATCTGACCAATGGATGCATCAGCATGGGTGCTCACTACAACCCCGATAAG GTTGATCACGGTGGCCCCGATCACGAGGTGCGTCACGTTGGCGATCTGGGCAACCTGGAGGTTAACTCTTCGGGCATTATCGACGTCACATACACCGATCCGGTGATCACACTAACTGGCAAGTTGGCGGTCATTGGCAGGGGAGTGGTGGTCCACGAACTGGAGGATGATCTCGGCCTGGGCAACCATACGGACTCCAAGAAGACTGGCAATGCAGGCGGCCGCATTG CCTGCGGTGTTATTGGCATCAA TGGCCCACCAGTACCTGCACCACCtgcaccaccaacaccacgCCATCAACCACTGTACTATGTGCCCCATGGGGAGCCACAAGATCATGTTGTCTATCCACTACAGCGCTATCCCCTGCCATACCCATATCCATATCCGCACCCATACCCctatccgtatccgtatccgcatccgtatccgtatccgttGTCGCACCAATTGTATCTGTGA
- the LOC120444625 gene encoding extracellular superoxide dismutase [Cu-Zn] isoform X3: MLKYLVVSLALCATICSAAQTRNMPIQAIAYLIGPVQSDNTQVKGNVTFTQNDCGQNVHVRVQLEGLKEGKHGFHIHEKGDLTNGCISMGAHYNPDKVDHGGPDHEVRHVGDLGNLEVNSSGIIDVTYTDPVITLTGKLAVIGRGVVVHELEDDLGLGNHTDSKKTGNAGGRIACGVIGIK; this comes from the exons ATGCTGAAATATCTGGTTGTTAGCCTGGCCCTTTGCGCCACAATTTGCTCTGCTGCGCAGACG CGTAATATGCCCATTCAAGCCATTGCCTATCTGATCGGACCCGTGCAATCGGATAACACCCAGGTCAAGGGCAACGTGACCTTTACGCAGAACGACTGTGGCCAGAATGTCCATGTGCGCGTCCAGCTGGAGGGATTGAAGGAGGGAAAGCACGGCTTCCACATCCACGAGAAGGGTGATCTGACCAATGGATGCATCAGCATGGGTGCTCACTACAACCCCGATAAG GTTGATCACGGTGGCCCCGATCACGAGGTGCGTCACGTTGGCGATCTGGGCAACCTGGAGGTTAACTCTTCGGGCATTATCGACGTCACATACACCGATCCGGTGATCACACTAACTGGCAAGTTGGCGGTCATTGGCAGGGGAGTGGTGGTCCACGAACTGGAGGATGATCTCGGCCTGGGCAACCATACGGACTCCAAGAAGACTGGCAATGCAGGCGGCCGCATTG CCTGCGGTGTTATTGGCATCAAGTAA
- the LOC120444623 gene encoding uncharacterized protein LOC120444623 — protein sequence MDSGSVVSEPISAHHRAFAKQKSASMTILNPKGCGSAVKYSLHSTAETNQETGSTTTTTSNHCSTTGRRRKGGSLGGTLSSRSTRSESKELRSALQDREAVIQNLRIQLCLGKLPRPTGPPLDESEKPAAEQKLNRLKTEAENKRIKIKNLKSALEKLDITDNIDIRIRQAELEYALGREELQMLSIVEEARALQARLEKSKPEAQTLYNIISSGVSLSLHAVHATSGRWAAQQRTDQPGFYVEWALEGDGLYKGDRILEINGRLVTGKSKEELQKQVGNSGKCQMVVLRKKSVPIPQKQLDQEKENNMRLQHRISYLEEQVRELQTVKEHHPSQQQHQHQQQQQQKQNPQQTASNQSQHVTSISISSPPSTPPEKPLIFQRGNYITTLVGGKPIELMGDDMASAQTPLGHVTKTLIKENTHIDLRDRLSSHMYSMPSKSLSASKISINSDSAYMQHHRREKERHRDRQHRERPRDPLQQQQQLHREHLMSAHARSVEHLNHYNGLDRRRDQPRQSESHTLRGRLPSDIRSVKSLDFDSENESKPATETRTTRPTPPKKPLRLSLQRAQSLQTVELHPCSDIERKRPMKRVHHNNNNNNKGGGSPTEEGQTMLIENCSPMHTASLGRHKLI from the exons ATGGACTCCGGAAGTGTGGTTAGTGAACCGATTTCCGCGCATCATCGCGCCTTCGCCAAACAGAAGTCCGCCTCCATG ACCATTCTCAATCCGAAGGGTTGTGGCAGTGCCGTCAAGTACAGTCTGCACTCGACTGCAGAGACGAACCAGGAGACTGGCagtaccaccaccaccacctctAACCATTGTTCCACCACCGGAAGAAGGCGCAAGGGTGGCTCCCTGGGCGGTACTCTCTCCTCGCGATCCACGCGCAGTGAGTCCAAGGAACTGCGATCGGCTCTCCAGGATCGGGAGGCTGTCATTCAGAATCTGCGCATCCAGCTTTGTCTGGGCAAACTGCCACGTCCCACGGGACCACCGCTGGATGAGTCCGAGAAGCCGGCGGCTGAGCAAAAACTAAACAGACTGAAGACGGAGGCGGAGAATAAGCGCATTAAGATCAAGAACCTGAAAAGTGCCCTGGAGAAGCTGGACATCACAGA CAACATAGACATCCGCATCCGTCAAGCCGAATTGGAATACGCACTGGGCAGAGAAGAACTCCAGATGCTCTCGATTGTGGAGGAGGCTCGTGCCTTGCAGGCACGTCTGGAAAAGTCCAAGCCCGAGGCCCAGACCCTATACAACATCATCAGTTCTGGAGTCTCCCTGAGTCTGCACGCCGTGCATGCCACCTCTGGAAGATGGGCAGCTCAGCAGAGGACAGACCAGCCGGGTTTCTACGTGGAATGGGCTTTGGAGGGCGATGGCCTGTACAAGGGCGATCGCATTTTGGAGATCAACGGGCGATTGGTCACCGGGAAATCGAAGGAAGAGCTGCAGAAGCAAGTAGGAAACTCCGGCAAATGTCAGATGGTGGTACTGCGGAAGAAGTCTGTACCTATTCCACAAAAGCAACTCGACCAGGAGAAGGAGAACAACATGAGGCTGCAGCATCGCATATCGTACCTGGAAGAGCAGGTGCGGGAGCTTCAGACAGTCAAGGAGCATCATCCatcgcaacagcagcatcagcatcagcagcaacagcagcagaagcaaaatCCCCAGCAGACAGCCTCCAATCAATCTCAGCATGTAACCAGCATCAGCATTTCATCACCCCCATCAACGCCGCCCGAGAAACCGCTGATCTTCCAGCGCGGCAACTACATTACCACTTTGGTGGGTGGCAAACCCATCGAGTTGATGGGTGACGATATGGCCTCCGCACAAACTCCGCTAGGACATGTGACCAAAACACTGATTAAGGAGAATACACACATCGATTTGAGAGATCGTCTGTCGTCGCACATGTACTCTATGCCCTCCAAGTCGCTGTCCGCCTCGAAGATCTCGATTAATAGCGATTCCGCCTACATGCAGCACCATCGGCGTGAGAAGGAGCGCCATCGGGATCGCCAGCACCGGGAACGCCCCAGAGATCCTctccagcaacagcagcagctgcatcgCGAACATCTCATGAGCGCGCACGCACGCAGCGTGGAGCACCTGAATCATTACAATGG ACTGGATCGTCGTCGTGACCAGCCCCGACAAAGTGAGTCGCACACACTTCGAGGCCGCCTGCCCAGCGATATAAGGAGTGTAAAATCCCTGGATTTCGATAGCGAAAACGAATCGAAGCCGGCGACAGAGACGCGTACCACTAGACCCACTCCCCCCAAGAAACCCCTCCGTCTTTCGCTGCAACGAGCCCAAAGTCTGCAGACCGTGGAGCTGCACCCCTGTTCGGATATCGAACGAAAGCGGCCCATGAAAAGGGtccaccacaacaacaacaacaacaacaagggtGGAGGATCGCCGACGGAAGAGGGCCAGACCATGCTCATCGAGAACTGCAGTCCCATGCACACGGCTTCCCTCGGCAGGCACAAGCTCATCTAG
- the LOC120444624 gene encoding persulfide dioxygenase ETHE1, mitochondrial, producing MRIVGSSMLSALKRLSTHQPPTLVSNIRTLSSFGTMSLPERQPFSPDFFFRQLFDGESSTYSYLLADLKNGEAVIIDPVLEQAKRDAQLVKDLGFQLKYAINTHMHADHITGSGWLRKLTGCQSVIAAASGAKADRHLKEGDRIDFGTHVIDALATPGHTNGCMSYVIKDQGCVFTGDTLLIRGCGRTDFQEGCPRNLYGNVHSKIFTLPENFRIYPAHDYKGQMESSVWEEKRYNPRLTKDIEEFVKIMENLNLPYPKKIDASLPANRECGVYDIPKE from the exons ATGAGAATAGTTGGATCCAGTATGCTATCAGCCCTCAAGCGGCTCTCAACGCACCAGCCCCCCACCTTGGTCAGTAACATCCGGACTCTGAGCTCTTTTGGAACCATGAGCCTGCCGGAGCGCCAGCCCTTCTCTCCGGACTTCTTCTTCCGTCAA CTTTTCGATGGAGAAAGCAGCACCTATAGTTACCTGCTGGCCGATCTGAAGAATGGGGAGGCCGTGATCATTGATCCTGTCTTGGAGCAGGCGAAACGAGATGCCCAGTTGGTCAAGGATCTGGGCTTTCAGTTAAAGTATGCCA TCAACACCCACATGCATGCGGATCACATAACGGGCAGTGGTTGGTTGAGGAAGTTAACTGGCTGTCAATCTGTGATTGCTGCCGCCAGTGGAGCGAAGGCGGATCGTCACCTGAAGGAGGGGGATCGCATAGATTTCGGCACACATGTGATTGATGCCCTGGCCACTCCGGGACACACAAATGGCTGCATGAGCTATGTGATCAAGGATCAGGGTTGTGTCTTTACCGGAGACACTCTGCTGATCCGAGGCTGTGGACGCACCGATTTCCAGGAAGGCTGTCCACGTAATCTCTACGGGAATGTGCACAGCAAGATCTTCACTCTACCGGAGAACTTCCGCATATATCCGGCGCACGACTACAA AGGTCAAATGGAAAGCAGTGTGTGGGAGGAGAAGCGCTATAACCCCAGACTGACCAAGGACATTGAGGAGTTTGTCAAAATCATGGAAAACCTGAATTTGCCATATCCCAAGAAAATAG ATGCCTCGCTGCCCGCCAATCGGGAATGCGGAGTGTACGATATACCCAAGGAGTAA